From the Mycobacteriales bacterium genome, the window ATCTCGTTGCGCAGGCCCTTGGCGAACGACGGCCGCAGCGGCCGGTCGGTGAGCCGGCAGGTGAGGATCGCGTCCTCGCTGGGCCGGCCCTCGCGGCGGAAGAACGAGCCGGGGATCTTGCCCGCGGCGTACTGCCGCTCCTCGACGTCGACGGTCAGCGGGAAGAAGTCGAGGTGCTCGCGCGGTGCCTTCGAGGCGGTCGTCGCGGACAGCACCATCGTGTCGTCACCGAGGTAGGCGACGGCGGCGCCGGCGGCCTGCCGGGCCAGCCGGCCGGTCTCGAAACGGATCGTGCGGTCGCCGAGCGGGGTGGACAGCGTGGCGGTCGAGCGGTGAACGGTGTGGCCCTGCATGGGCATGCCTCCTGGGCGTCGGCCGGGGCCGCTGCGGCCGGAGGGATGCGGGCCGGTCTTCGATCGAAGCCCTCGGGACGCACCGCTGCGCGTCCCGAGAACCACTACCGAGGACCGGCGTCGTCACCCGGCTCTGTCGCCGCGGCTCCGGGCGGGCTACCGGCGCAGACCGAGTCGGTCGATGAGCGACCGGTAGCGGTTGATGTCGGTCTTGGCGAGGTAGTTGAGCAGCCGCCGGCGGCGGCCCACGAGCAGCAACAGCCCTCGCCGGCTGTGGTGGTCGTGCTTGTGGATCTTGAGGTGCTCGGTGAGGTCGGCGATCCGCTTCGTGAGCATCGCGACCTGCACCTCGGGCGAGCCCGTATCGCGCTCGACGGTCGCGTAGTCGGACATGATCTGGCTCTTCGTCGCACTGTCGAGCGGCACGGGACTCCTCGTGGGTGGGGGTGCGGCCCCCGGTCGTCACCACGGGGACGGACGGCGCACCGAACCCGGCCAGCCTAGCATCGGCGGACCGCAGGGGCCCGGGCGGTGATCACCGCCGGCCGGCGAGCAGCTCCCGGGTGCGGCGTACGTCGTCGTCGATCTGCGCGACGAGCGCGTCGACGCTGTCGAAGGCCAGCGTGTCGCGCAGCCGCTGCTCGAAGTCGACGGCGACGTGCTCGCCGTAGAGATCGACCTCGACGTCGAGCGCGTAGGCCTCGACCCTGCGCTCGCGGCCCTGGAAGGTCGGGTTGGTGCCGATCGAGATGGCGGCCGGCCAGCGCTCGCCGTGGTCGCTGCCGGAGCAGCGCTGCAGCCAGCCGGCGTAGATGCCGTCAGCGGGCACCGCGGCGTAGGGCGTGGGCTCGAGGTTGGCGGTCGGGAAGCCGAGGTCGCGGCCGCGGCGGTCGCCGCGCACGACGATGCCTTCGACGCGGTGCGGCCGGCCGAGCGCCACGGCGGCGGCGGCGACGTCTCCCGCGGCGACGCACGAG encodes:
- the rpsO gene encoding 30S ribosomal protein S15 — protein: MPLDSATKSQIMSDYATVERDTGSPEVQVAMLTKRIADLTEHLKIHKHDHHSRRGLLLLVGRRRRLLNYLAKTDINRYRSLIDRLGLRR
- a CDS encoding polyribonucleotide nucleotidyltransferase, coding for MQGHTVHRSTATLSTPLGDRTIRFETGRLARQAAGAAVAYLGDDTMVLSATTASKAPREHLDFFPLTVDVEERQYAAGKIPGSFFRREGRPSEDAILTCRLTDRPLRPSFAKGLRNE